The following proteins are encoded in a genomic region of Phycisphaera sp.:
- a CDS encoding response regulator, whose translation MATPDQPPPPPAPPSLSIVALDDDADFREYLAGLLADGGHEVRAVATPAGLYEACEAQLPEVVLLDINMGKIRGEDVLAELRTRWERLCVIVITGHPTMDSMRQTFKKQVFDYVTKPFEPAELKRVLAQAAAEYSLGVRPQDKLRAALGRQIRLTRSARDWTLKDLSEASGVSVSQLSSIERGAHLPSLESLLAIAQALGALPSEWLAGAEF comes from the coding sequence ATGGCCACGCCCGACCAGCCCCCACCACCGCCCGCGCCCCCGAGCCTGAGCATCGTCGCGCTCGACGACGACGCCGACTTCCGGGAGTACCTCGCCGGCCTGCTCGCCGACGGCGGGCACGAGGTGCGGGCCGTGGCGACGCCCGCCGGGTTGTACGAAGCGTGCGAAGCGCAGCTACCCGAGGTCGTGCTCCTGGACATCAACATGGGCAAGATCCGCGGCGAGGACGTGCTGGCCGAACTGAGAACCCGGTGGGAGCGCCTGTGCGTGATCGTCATCACGGGCCACCCCACGATGGACTCGATGCGGCAGACGTTCAAGAAGCAGGTGTTCGACTACGTCACCAAGCCGTTCGAGCCGGCCGAACTCAAACGGGTCCTGGCCCAAGCGGCCGCCGAGTACTCCCTGGGCGTCCGCCCGCAGGACAAGCTGCGCGCGGCGCTCGGCCGGCAGATCAGGCTCACCCGTTCGGCGCGGGACTGGACGCTCAAGGACCTGAGCGAGGCCTCGGGCGTGAGCGTGAGCCAGCTCAGCAGCATCGAACGGGGGGCGCACCTGCCGAGCCTGGAGAGCCTGCTGGCCATCGCCCAGGCGCTCGGGGCGTTGCCGAGCGAGTGGCTCGCGGGGGCGGAGTTCTAA
- the tig gene encoding trigger factor, which yields MADTAQADILKNYTVTDSGPSRKRLEIEVAASTVDDRLRTSVDTILEEAELPGFRRGRAPKALVEKRFGSNIKNEARNQIVAEAYQQAIEKSELKVIGDPFGTQMGDIELEQGKDLKFGLDVEVQPEFDLPKLEGLELKRPMIEVSDERVEEELTKICLNEGTLESHDSSEKGDYLTGNAKMIDAEGTEHYNIEGAVVQTPPDGGQGMVLGVMVDDLGKQLGLPKVGETKTIKAKGPEQHEVEAIREKDLTITFEVTAIDKIVPLDRAELLTRFGLENEDELKGRLRERLEQRTKVQQATAVRQQVAKYLLEKVDFELPERLTAQQAGRAMERRRMELMYRGMDEMEIESHIGQLRAASAAEARQNLKLFFILNRVAEDMDVQVSENEARQRVAEMAFERGARPEQLFQELVQGGRIQSIFLQIREHKTLDAIVEKAKVTDVKAEDYNEKDVEATA from the coding sequence ATGGCCGACACCGCACAAGCGGACATCTTGAAGAACTACACCGTCACCGACAGTGGTCCCAGCCGCAAGCGGTTGGAGATCGAGGTGGCCGCCTCGACGGTCGACGATCGCCTGCGCACGTCGGTCGACACGATCCTGGAAGAGGCCGAGTTGCCCGGCTTCCGCCGCGGCCGCGCTCCCAAGGCGCTGGTCGAGAAGCGATTCGGCTCGAACATCAAGAACGAGGCCCGCAACCAGATCGTGGCCGAGGCCTATCAGCAGGCGATCGAGAAGAGCGAGCTCAAGGTCATCGGCGACCCCTTCGGGACGCAGATGGGCGACATCGAGCTCGAGCAGGGCAAGGACCTGAAGTTCGGGCTCGACGTCGAAGTCCAGCCCGAGTTCGACCTGCCCAAGCTCGAGGGGCTCGAGCTCAAGCGGCCCATGATCGAGGTATCCGACGAGCGCGTCGAGGAGGAGCTCACCAAGATCTGCCTCAACGAGGGCACGCTGGAGAGCCACGACAGCAGCGAGAAGGGCGACTACCTGACCGGCAACGCCAAGATGATCGACGCCGAGGGCACCGAGCATTACAACATCGAGGGCGCGGTCGTGCAGACGCCCCCCGATGGGGGCCAGGGCATGGTGCTGGGCGTCATGGTCGACGACCTGGGCAAGCAACTCGGCCTGCCGAAGGTCGGCGAGACGAAGACCATCAAGGCCAAGGGCCCCGAGCAGCACGAGGTCGAGGCCATCCGCGAGAAGGACCTGACGATCACCTTCGAGGTGACCGCGATCGACAAGATCGTCCCGCTCGACCGTGCCGAGCTGCTCACCCGCTTCGGCCTGGAGAACGAGGACGAGCTCAAGGGCCGCCTGCGCGAGCGCCTGGAGCAACGCACCAAGGTGCAGCAGGCGACCGCCGTCCGCCAGCAGGTGGCCAAGTACCTGTTGGAGAAGGTCGACTTCGAGCTTCCCGAGCGTTTGACCGCCCAGCAGGCCGGCCGCGCGATGGAGCGTCGGCGTATGGAGCTGATGTACCGCGGCATGGACGAGATGGAGATCGAGAGCCACATCGGCCAGCTCCGGGCCGCGTCGGCCGCCGAGGCCCGGCAGAACCTGAAGCTGTTCTTCATCCTCAACCGCGTGGCCGAGGACATGGACGTGCAGGTCTCCGAGAACGAGGCCCGCCAGCGCGTGGCCGAGATGGCCTTCGAGCGCGGTGCCCGCCCCGAGCAGTTGTTCCAGGAGCTGGTCCAGGGCGGCCGCATCCAGAGCATCTTCCTCCAGATCCGCGAGCACAAGACCCTGGACGCCATCGTCGAGAAGGCCAAGGTCACCGACGTGAAGGCCGAGGACTACAACGAGAAGGACGTCGAGGCGACGGCCTGA
- a CDS encoding fasciclin domain-containing protein, with translation MTRTTARKTSALTIAAVAGLATAALAMGTNGNKTGQSGSCQAAQTACGSNDQDAQGAVTMVALDSHAAEGTIVEVASEAGQFNTLLAAAKAAGLAGALGSSGPFTVFAPTDEAFAKLGQNTINDLLKPENKQKLASILSYHVVSGELPAKKVIGSNDATTLNGQRIDFKATSKGAYVDNARIIATDIDASNGVIHVIDSVIMPQSKNLVEIATSDGRFSILAKAIEAAGLVDAVTGDAPLTVFAPTDAAFQKLPAGTLEHLLKPENRDTLVNILTYHVVSGRVYARDAVGAQRATSLQGGQVRVGIDNGRLTINDANVVNSDIEASNGVIHVIDTVILPD, from the coding sequence ATGACTCGCACTACCGCTCGCAAGACTTCCGCTCTGACTATCGCCGCTGTTGCTGGTCTCGCCACAGCCGCGCTCGCGATGGGCACCAACGGCAACAAGACCGGCCAGTCCGGATCGTGCCAGGCCGCCCAGACGGCGTGCGGCTCGAACGACCAGGACGCGCAGGGCGCAGTCACGATGGTGGCGTTGGACTCGCACGCCGCCGAGGGCACGATCGTCGAGGTCGCGTCCGAGGCCGGCCAGTTTAACACCCTGCTGGCCGCCGCCAAGGCCGCGGGCCTAGCCGGGGCGCTGGGCAGCAGCGGCCCGTTCACCGTGTTCGCCCCGACCGATGAGGCGTTCGCCAAGCTGGGCCAGAACACCATCAACGACCTGCTCAAGCCAGAGAACAAGCAGAAGCTGGCCAGCATCCTGTCCTATCACGTCGTCAGCGGTGAACTGCCGGCCAAGAAGGTCATCGGCAGCAACGACGCCACCACCCTCAACGGCCAGCGCATCGACTTCAAGGCGACGAGCAAGGGGGCCTACGTCGACAACGCTCGCATCATCGCCACCGACATCGACGCCAGCAACGGCGTGATCCACGTCATCGACAGCGTGATCATGCCGCAGAGCAAGAATCTGGTGGAGATCGCTACGAGCGACGGCCGCTTCAGCATCCTGGCCAAGGCCATCGAGGCCGCGGGCCTGGTCGACGCCGTCACCGGCGACGCCCCGCTGACCGTGTTCGCGCCCACCGACGCGGCGTTCCAGAAGCTTCCCGCCGGCACGCTCGAGCATCTCCTCAAGCCAGAAAACCGCGACACGCTGGTCAACATCCTGACCTACCACGTCGTCTCGGGCCGCGTGTACGCCCGTGACGCGGTAGGCGCCCAGCGAGCCACCTCACTTCAGGGGGGGCAGGTTCGTGTTGGTATCGACAACGGCCGCCTGACCATCAACGACGCGAATGTCGTCAACAGCGATATTGAGGCCAGCAACGGCGTGATCCACGTCATCGACACGGTGATCCTGCCCGACTGA
- a CDS encoding fumarylacetoacetate hydrolase family protein encodes MFNVMELVRDDVGALVLTESGSLQLRWIVCVGRNYAAHAKEMAAAQAATKPSGNAEHPTIFAKSPASVILHEDEIAIPRCCLDEATGGPQVDYEGELAVIIGTPARDVAHDEALDHVLGYCCANDVSARWWQKHGAGGQFVRGKSFDTFCPLGPQVIPASRVSDPATLTLTTRLNGEVVQQTSTADMVYTVADIIHRLSQGATLPAGTVILTGTPSGVGAARTPPRYLEAGDLVEVEIDRIGTLRNRVTLAG; translated from the coding sequence ATGTTCAACGTGATGGAACTCGTTCGTGATGATGTTGGTGCGCTGGTCCTGACCGAGTCGGGATCGCTGCAACTGCGCTGGATCGTGTGCGTCGGCCGAAACTATGCGGCCCATGCCAAGGAGATGGCCGCAGCGCAGGCCGCCACGAAGCCCTCTGGCAACGCCGAGCATCCGACCATCTTCGCCAAGAGCCCCGCCTCGGTCATACTGCACGAGGACGAGATCGCCATCCCCCGATGCTGCCTCGACGAGGCCACCGGCGGGCCGCAGGTCGACTACGAGGGTGAGCTTGCCGTCATTATCGGCACGCCCGCGCGCGACGTGGCCCATGATGAAGCCCTCGACCACGTGCTGGGCTACTGCTGCGCCAACGACGTCTCGGCCCGCTGGTGGCAGAAGCACGGGGCCGGCGGCCAGTTCGTGCGCGGCAAGAGCTTCGATACCTTCTGCCCCTTAGGCCCCCAGGTCATCCCCGCCAGCCGCGTCAGCGACCCGGCCACCCTCACCCTCACGACTCGCCTGAACGGCGAGGTGGTGCAACAGACCTCGACGGCCGACATGGTCTACACCGTCGCCGACATCATCCACCGCCTCAGCCAGGGCGCGACGCTGCCGGCGGGCACGGTGATCCTCACCGGCACCCCCTCGGGCGTGGGCGCGGCCCGCACCCCGCCGCGATACCTCGAGGCTGGTGATCTCGTGGAAGTCGAGATCGACCGCATCGGCACGCTGCGCAATCGTGTGACGCTGGCGGGGTAA
- a CDS encoding rod shape-determining protein → MGIDLGTCNTLVAVRGQGIVLNEPSVVAVRKGTNEVLKNGQAVGWMAKEMLGKTPGSIAAVRPLKDGVISDFQITEAMLGYFINKVNKLTRNWGFIGPRVVISVPSGITAVEKRAVFDSAEHAGARRTYLLEEPVAAAIGAGLPVAEPTASMIVDIGGGTTEVAVMSLADIAVCESVRVAGDDMDEAIINHMRRTYNLMIGEQTAERIKIELGSAAPVGGSGGEEGTIEVRGRDMISGLPRKATITSEEIREALSEPIGQIIETVTRTLEKVEPELAADLVENGIMLAGGGALLRGLPEVLRKATGLECILADDPLTCVARGTAIYLEHIEEWKATLENDIDV, encoded by the coding sequence ATGGGCATCGACCTCGGCACGTGCAACACCCTCGTCGCCGTCCGCGGCCAGGGCATCGTGCTCAACGAGCCCAGCGTGGTCGCCGTGCGCAAGGGCACCAACGAGGTCCTCAAGAACGGCCAGGCCGTCGGCTGGATGGCCAAGGAGATGCTCGGTAAGACGCCCGGCTCGATCGCGGCGGTGCGGCCTCTGAAAGACGGCGTCATCAGCGACTTCCAGATCACCGAGGCCATGCTGGGCTACTTCATCAACAAGGTGAACAAGCTGACCCGCAACTGGGGCTTCATCGGCCCGCGCGTCGTCATCAGCGTGCCCAGTGGTATTACCGCCGTCGAGAAGCGGGCCGTCTTCGATAGCGCCGAGCACGCGGGTGCGCGGCGGACGTACCTGCTCGAAGAGCCCGTGGCTGCCGCCATCGGCGCTGGGCTGCCCGTGGCCGAGCCGACGGCGAGCATGATCGTCGACATCGGCGGCGGCACGACCGAGGTGGCCGTCATGTCGCTGGCCGACATCGCCGTGTGCGAGAGCGTGCGCGTGGCCGGCGACGACATGGACGAGGCCATCATCAACCACATGCGCCGCACGTACAACCTGATGATCGGCGAGCAGACCGCCGAGCGGATCAAGATCGAGCTGGGCTCGGCGGCCCCTGTGGGTGGGAGTGGCGGCGAAGAGGGCACCATCGAGGTGCGCGGCCGCGACATGATTAGCGGCCTGCCCCGCAAGGCCACCATCACCAGCGAGGAGATCCGCGAGGCCCTCAGCGAGCCCATCGGCCAGATCATCGAGACCGTGACCCGCACGCTCGAGAAGGTCGAGCCCGAACTGGCCGCCGACCTGGTCGAGAACGGCATCATGCTCGCCGGCGGCGGGGCGTTGCTCCGCGGTTTGCCCGAGGTGCTCCGCAAGGCGACCGGGCTCGAGTGCATCCTGGCCGACGATCCGCTGACCTGCGTGGCCCGGGGCACGGCGATCTACCTCGAGCACATCGAGGAGTGGAAGGCCACCCTCGAGAACGACATCGACGTCTGA